The DNA window GAAAAAACTGTCCTCCTGAGGTCCAGTGAGCCCCTCGTTCGTTATGTTTTATCGGTAACGGCCACCCGAGTGGAATCTATTCGACTAGAGCCGGATTACAAACAACTAGCCTACAGCAAACGCACCTTTAAGCAGTTGACGGACATTACCAAGGTTATTTATGAGCGCTGCATTCAGCGATTGCCCGAGTTATGGAGAGGCTTTGACATGCAGAGCTCGGCCCTAGCCACTCAGTGTTTTGTGGAATGCCTGCGAACAGCACATGAAACttattcgaaaaagatccaCGATTTTGTTAAGGCATTTGGTAAGGCAAGAAATCTAATGATAGTTTAAGTAAAGTACCATTATCGTAAAACTTTCAGATATGGCATCTATAAAGGGAAGCCGAAACAAGGAAGTGGTTTACATTGTTCAGGATGTTTTGGACGAGTTTATGACGGAATACGGCGGGGATGATTCAATTTGTAAAGATGAATTTATTGCCAAAATACCTGTTTGGCTTTTGGAGTCACTTGAAATTCTGTTGGATCATATAGATTACGGGGATCGCGCGGCCACTGATTCGTACACTTGGCTTTTAAGCTTTTGCAGCAAAAACGAGATTTCTAACAGCGAAATGGGCTTGGTGCACAGAATGCTATTTGTTCAGCGGCAAAAGACCCATTTGGGTCCCTTTTTCGACAACATTGCCAGGCAATTGGGTTTGGTACTTGGCGTCCAAAATGAAGTCGCGCCATCAGATTCTGTGGAGCTAACTCTAAAGTCGATAAGTACGGTGACTGCCGAGAGTTGTTTGCAGCATCTTTACACCGCTGTCCACAAGCAGCTCACGGATGTGGACTATTTTGTGACTAAGGCCAACAATCTAAGCTACAAATGCCAAGTGGTTCCCGAAATCGATCAAATATATTGGCGGGGTAATTTGGACGCTATGGATCGTAGCATTTGTACACAAATAATCCATATCTCCCGCACTTTGTTGGTACTCACCAACGTTTGCATACCACTGGGATCTTCTATGGACGGACTTATGAAATTGCTAATTCAGCACTACACTGTTATGAAAAACCTGACCAAGCACTATATATCAAGCTATACATCAGATGCGAGCATTGAAAACATTCGTAGCACTAAGTAAGTCGATAATCcgattattaattaattatccAAGAATTAAACTTAATTGtcttccctaacagatttgagcTGCTACTACGAGATGTGGGCAAGCAACTTCCGGCGAATGTTTACGAGCTTATCACGTACATAGAAGCTAATACACTTGATGAGGAAGCGCAGCAGCATATTAAAAAGCGAAAGGTTCTGGCAGAACGCGCCAAAGTTCTGAGAGAGACCCGCCTTATTCCCAAAGTGATAATGGTTATTGAGGACTTCAACAAACACATTATTCTTCTGTCAAAGAAGCTTAAAAGCACGAATAGGCTTACAGACTACCTCCACTTGGGGACCATGCGTGACTTTGATATTAAGTCAACAGATCTGAGAGCGGCTATAGAACGCAGTATATCGGATGGTCGCAATATTACCACAGAAGACAGTAATACCGAGGATCATGATCAAGATGAAGATGAAGATAGGGATGGAGATAGTGACGTTCAATCCACGACGTATCCTGAGGAATCAGGAGAGGAGAATGTAGAGCTCGTTGTAGTGGAGAAAAAAGACAAGCGCCGTAGACGTGCTCCTAGCAGCGAAACCGAGACTTGTCAACCGAAAAGGAAAAGAGGACGCAAAGCTGCTGAAAAGCCAGAGGGAAATATCTATTGCGCAGACCAAGATGTGGGACATCCTGAAACCAGTTTAAAATTGAGGAGTAAGAAAGATTCGAAAGACGAGCAACAGAAGCCTGCTCGCGTATTAGAGACGACTAGACCCACTAGAAAATCCGAGGCTCGGACAGAGGAAGAAGTAAGTACcagtaaaaaaacaaatgctttgaaaaaaaaagGCGTGGAACCAGCAGAAGAACTTCCCAAACCGGAAGAAACCGCTGAAAAGAAACAATTAAATCCTAGTCGTCGACTAGGTATCCCTCGATCCATGAAGAAATAATGTGGCTTGAAGTGAAGAAGAGTATCGTTTTAACACAcattgttgttcaaaatatctcatttataatgtttttaagtattttgagTGGATCATCACAATATTTTAAACGTCATGAATATTTGGTATTCACTTTCTCGAAGTCGTTAAACGCCTTACCTCAAACCACGTTACTTACTTTCTGCCCATCTACCTGTCactataaaaatttaaaaatttaaatttactttcaaCTTTATATcgtgtaaaaaatatataatggcaatattataaaaaacaaaacattcttacgattcatattataaaaaaaatccaaaggTGCAGGCttgctttaaaaaacaatGTTAGTTTGAAATCTGGAAAATGTAAAATCCAATTGTATTGGGGGTAGTTGATATTAGCTTGGTGGTTTTGGAGTTAGCTTCCTGTGGtgttataattatatttatatatttacattagaaatggttttattatttgtacaatttttacaaCTGCAGAATGGTTTTTGAATGCTGAAAATCAAAAAGTCGTTAGACTGACTGATTGTACGTTGCTCACAATCTGGCACAACGGCTCTTGTTTGAGAATGTTAATGATATCTCTCTTGTGATAATCGATATTACAAGTGctcaaatatatttgaaaacgTTTTATATGGTTAAagtccaaatttttttttttgagagaAAGGCAGTTGAACTAGGTCAAAAATTAAATCGGAAATTAAAAAGCTGTCAATTTTTATATCCTAGCCCCAGAAAAAAGttacataaaaaaatttcGCGAGAGATCTATGTAAAACAAAGTGTCtccaacaaaatataaaatttatcaaatcgAAAATTGACAGAAATTAGTTTATGACTTTTTCATCTGACGGCGTTTTAAGCTCAAATTATGTATGTTCCCATCAGTGTTCTAAGATACCTAGCCTCTAGGACCTAAAGTATCCTTGTCCATTCTGTAAGAGAACATTCGATAAAATGGCGTATGAAGATCTATTTCTTTTGCATGTCACCCACGGGCTTTCTTGCAGAAGACCATACGCTGACCCCAATTTTGGTTTTTAGGCATAAATTGACCGGAACTACTAAGTTTCACGTTCGAAATTCGTACGAAGTTACGGAATAGCCGCCGTTCAGTTCTTGGTTTCTCGCAAAATTCGCCACAACGCTTGGAGACGACGGATGTGACCACTGTATCACAACTTGGGTTTACAATAACTTCGACTCCTTCGTGGATCTTTCTATGGTGAAATGAAAAAGCTTACTACAGAGAAAGTTTAAATGAGCGTTTGATGACCCCGTAGGTCTGCTTTCATGAATAAAAATCTCTTTACAAacaccaatttaaaaataaaaagtcactaacaatattttaatagaagCGTTTCTAAGGCACAATGTTCCATGGAGTGAATGTCCTTTCCTTGGGTATATCAGCCTTTAAAagtgaaacaaatttttaattgatttctttgtacttataacttttttcggGGGACACCTACCAAGTCGGTAAACTTATTCTGGCAGGCGATTCGAATGCGAGCCGAGGTGGCAGGCGCTTCCAATGGGAAGTCTCCACTCAGACCTTGATCCTCGCGAGCAAGGATTGATTGCAAGGATTGATTTCAAAGAAAACTAATGAGCTTGTGAACAGCGGGGGCTCCCCAACCGCCTTTTGAAAAgaatagaaaattaatatgAGAGTGATTATGTATTTTCATGTGGTTCTACCTCGGAGGTGTAGACAGCCCGTGGGTTGGAGGCACCTGTCAGCAGGCTGACATTGAACTCTCCAGGAATGGACTTCTGAAATACAGCATTTCCTGTGGTGATTACCCAAGCTCCTCCAGAGAAAGTATTCTATATCCCTGTATGAAAGCTCCATCGATCTGTCCAATGTCCACACTGGCTGCCGTAGCAGAGGTATTCGGTACCTTATCCGGTGCCGATTCCTATATGTGAATCACTTCGTGGGGTATACCCACAGCCCTGGCTGCGCACTGAATCATCTCGGTAATCAGACCTCGGCCCATCTCAACGCCTCCATGGGACAAAAGGATAGATCCATCTGCGTAGATGTTGATCAAGTAACACCCTTGATATAAGTGCACCACGCCAAATGCAATCCCATATTTCGTGTGCACCACAGTCATTCCGTGCTTCCTCCAGCGATTATCCCGATTAAATCGAGCGATCTGCAAACGCTTATCGGAGAACCTCGACTGCTTCAGACAATCCTTCAGTCACCGCTCGATAGGAAAGTGCTCGAGCTGCTGATGGAAGTGGGTATATCGCTACTATCACTTTATAACTATAAGTATCACTACTCTAAGTATATTGCGTTCACTATCCTGGCGACATCCCGGATAATGTCCCTGAGGACCTCCAATTCGTCTTGCACAATCGTCCATTCACCCTCGTATTCGGAATCCTTTAGCTGTTCTCAAAGTGGTACATTTCACAATCCAGGACCTATGGAGTTAAAAAGcaacacaaaataaattcataaaaggCTGATCAATTTTTTTACCAGTAAGGAACTAAGTAGGTAACTAAGGTTATATCATCTCTATATAAacacataaaatgtttattctaGTTATTTTAGAGAGGGAAAAGATTATCAAGAACACACAACCCAAGCACGACGACCTTATGTCGGAAAAAGTGTCAGTCTGTAACCAGAAGCTATACGTATTATAGTATAGTATAggatatatttaaatctgtgtgcacatttttttaagacttATCGCAACGGAGACATCCAAGGACTATCCAGCGTTTCCATAGCACTAGATGTCGCAAGCAGTGAGCAGACCCACCTTATATTTGAAGAGGAAGGGATGGCGCGTGCCTGTGATGAGCATGTCCTCGTCCCGATCCAACATGCAGACACAGGACGATCCAACCGGTGGGCAGCCAGGGCCACGAGAAGAGCTACGGAACTGGTTAGCGATTCATTGCCGCTAAAACCCCCACCGAATCGCTTGGTTCAACAAAAGTCCCGATGGTAAGTAAACCTCCGAGGGCGTCTGGGTGGACCGGAAGATCTCCAGCTCGTCGCTATCCTGAGGAACAGCTGGTGCCGCATGGGTCTCCAGATAAATGTGTTCCTGTCCTCCCATTCGGCAGGTGCCCTCAAAGGTGTGATCTGCCTGGGCCAGGGACTCCCCCACATTGGATGAGGAATCAAGGATATTGTGGAAAAAAGGATTGATGTTCGATGGCCTGCTCAATGGATACAATAACCGGGCTTAGCTCCCGGTACTCCACCTTCACCAGACGAGAGGCTCTTTGGGACAACGCCTTGTTGTCTCCAATGATCTTGCCACAGCAACGAACTTCTCTGGCGGCAGTCCCTCTAAAGCCAGAGCTTCACTGGTATCCAGTAATCTTGGTATGTGGCTTTGtgcttaaaataaacaaatatacttCCCTTTCCATGCGAGGTATGTCATCTGTGTAGATTGCTTCTCCGGTGACTTGTTTGAAGGCAGCAACATGGAATTGGAGTCTTCCTAAGGGATCTCAGAAACGTTGCTCAGCGCAGACGCGTTTTGGAGTGTGGAAGATCTCCGCTCCACTTCGCTCCTCCGGTGGCAGGGCATCAAAAGATATAATCCCAGAGTTACACAACTTGGCAACTAGGTCTTGAGGAACAGACTCACCACCAGAGCTCTACGATAGGCAATCATGCCGCCAGGAGCAGCGTCATCAAAAGGCAACTCCTTGCACAAACTCTCCACTCCTGACCAGCCATCAATTGGAAGGTTCGAGGAGCCATCGAGGAGCTCCAACTGCGAAGAGCAAAGGATTTATATCGCAATGAGACTCTCAGTCATGATGTTTCCACCCAAGCAGGCAACATTACGGATGTGATTTTCAGCAAAATTATGGAGCATGGCCACGGCCACTTGACCTCAACGCCTACTTCCGTGTTGCCCACGATTTTGGCAGAAGGATGTTGAGCCTTTAGTTGGAGGAGTTCTTGGACGTTCTTTGTGGGACGATACCAGGTCACTCTTTCGGATCGAAAGATTGAGCCCTGCATATCGTGTTCGGCACTTAAATGAAGTTTAGGCGGGAAGATTGGCTCCTGGCTTGGATCGTGGTGCAAAAAGTTGTTGGACTCGTACATCCTACATCCTTTTCCATTCACCTTGCAAGAATTCTCACCCAAAACCGCGGGCAAACTTCTTCGGAAAGGTCTTGAAGCCCTTTACCAAGGGGCGAGAACCAGTGCAGCGGCAAGGGTTCCTCTGGAGAGCCTGCTCCAAATCACGCATCGACGGTTTCTCTGCGGTTCGGAGGAGAGTTTACATGGTAATCACGATGCCCGGCGTACAAAAGCTGGACTGAGATCCGTGTGCCCTGACCAGACGCTCCTGGACTGGGTGCAAACGGGTCCTGGGGCTCCCCATTCCCTCCACCGTGGTCACAGCACATCCGTGCATGGAACAAACCGGAGTGAGACAGGCGTTGACCGCCAGGTGACGGATTATGTTGGATCACCGGTATAGGAGGGAGAATATAACGGTGCAGGCGCCACACTCGTCCGTCGCACATCTCAACTTGATGCCGCATAGCCTCAACTTCTCCCATAAACTTGTGCGAAGCGTACTTTCCGGATCAGGACTGCCTTCAGTCACCtggaatatataaaaaatttttattgaattattaTCCCAACCgccgtttttgtttttattttataaattgaaaaacttgTACGGAATATATCCTGAAGTACCTTTTCCCCATTCACAAAAACACCAAAACCGATCTCGTTTGATTTCCCAACATCGtgcttttgtattttttacttccagtgtatatatatgtaagtGGTAAGTTCGTTCTTTAGGTGTACTCGTAAAACGAATGcaaatttgtaataaattaGAGAACAGAGAATTCCCATACGCCAAAAGCCACTCTCCGTTTTTGAAAACGTAATGAATGTGCCTGGAGGTAGTAGGTTGATCATCTCACATGATATTATTAGCCATTTTAATATCTATAAATATCTaaagataataataaataagattataaataatatggaaGACAATATAGCAAGCTCGGACCTCGAACGGCTAAGAGTTTACAATGCTAAGGTTTATTTTgtcaatttttttgtattcccCCTGCAGCGgagcctcgactatcagatacccgttactcagcttaaagaagaaaaaggggaatggagatatataagcagcaaagctatattttagggcgccacctaccggctaattcagtagatgttatgtgggcggcagtcAGATATAGCCGTTTTAGCCATTTgagggcgtggcaccttttttttggtgagtcgataggtattgatgataACTATATTTCAGTAAAAATTttgttagagtgggcgtggcaccccgctgaaacaaacttcctgcaggaatctgcatgccaagtaatTAAtctcttttataattttcgagATCCCAGCCTTGGACATGGCTAgttcgactcggctagtgatcctgatcaagaatatatatattttatagggtCGAAAACTCTTTCTTTTACATGTTACacactttctgacgaatctagtatacccttttactctacgagtaaggGTATAAGTACCAAAAAAATTacttcattctttttttagactCTTTTTTTTGACACCTACATGTTAGAATAgtcagatttttttaaaattaaattcgaaactctttaaaatataacaaattatattcctaattctaatcgtccgattttgatcaaatttatttcaccGACCGACGAACAGACGatcagacggacggacagacggacatggctagatcgactcgtctagtgacgctgcaaaatttggaatttgcaagagtataaaaagtaattactatttttaaaaattttcttgtaaatttttgttttatgtattgGGCATATTAATAGTGACATCACAAATAAAATCGTAGAAAATTCAGAACCTATCGACTCGCCAAAAATAAGgaataataagaaaaatatgccacgcccaccctaaCGCCAACAAAACCCCCTGTGATTACCACAGTTTTCATggcataaaaatgtttttgctaGAAATTAtctgtctcatcaataccaaAAGACTGACGAAAATCGTCACGATATCTCCATTTTGCTTTCTTGGCTATGACTATGgtgttcttccttgttttaattataaatctTAAGTTTAATTAGATCAACAAAGTGACTCATCACTTCCGGAACAGTTTTTGATGTCATTTCGTAATAAAGAACGATTGCTAGAATGTTGTGATTTACGACTGGGATAGCTCATCCATACCGAGTTCGGAGAGCTCCCTAACGTTACAGAGCAGGATTAGCAGGTCATTGAACAATGAACATTGAACAGTGAATCAGTAAACAACAATGTCTTTTAGAGTTAAGAATCTTCATCTCCCTTTTTGCTCCCCTTAATTGATAGAGTTACTCGACTTTATCGATCTTCCTTGTTAGgaaaattttgtaattttgtatttgtatatCTTTCTGTCACTGGAGTAGTCCTCTTTAAGGCGCTGCAATATCCAAACGTGAGCTAAGCCAGTGAACTACAAAAGGGGCGTGACTCGTTTGGATGACTACTTCTATATTTTCAAATCCAAACTGGGGTTAATTTCTTCACgatagtggaaatggacaacgTTTCAAAGATTCAAACCTGGTTGCGAACTTTGGATGTATTTACCACTAACGCCAAGGACAAGAACAGTTGGGCAACCCTCCGCGACTAGGGCTACCAGGTCGTTGAAATTCGCTAAAAGATGGCGACGCGcacttaatttttgttttttcccaCATAATAAAGTGTAatgaaaccaaaataaaagcaGCGCCAGTAAAACAATCAGAGGCTgttaaaaaagaaggaaaggAGTACCGCCCTAAACGCTTTCCTAGGACCCAAAGCGAAGCGCGAGTGCAGTGAAACTAATACAAACATTGACATGTCGCTGGACCAAAGAGAGCAACAAGTGTGTGAAAATCGAATTGTGGCCGTTTAAAATGTTCGGAGGAGCAGTTGGTGCGTCTGGTGGCTGCTAGAAGGCCATCATCAGCTCCAGGAAGAAAGACTCTGACATAGGAACGCCCGAAATTCTACCCAAGAAGCTAGGCAGTAGCGTCTGCACACGTAACCTTGTGTGCGCGTAGCACGGAAGCTGTTTGTCGGAATCGGTATAGGTACATATATAGGTATGTGGCTGAGAGCCGCCGCTTAGATTCGCTGCTCAACCGGACATTTCGCTTGCAGTTGAGTTGGTTCCGGCCGCGGGCTATTCCCAGTACGTCGGGCACGTCACCGAGGAGGATGGACACCACATCAGCCGCCGGATCTGGAGTCGGATCGGGCGACGTCTGTCCCTGCTCCACGGTCGCTGCCTCCAACGCCTCCAATGAGCAACCGCAGACCAAGCGCCAGAAGATCGAGCAGCAGATCAAGGTGGGTTCCAAAGCGATGCCGCCTCAGCCGCCCGACATTCTCGATCTGGACGCCAATAGCAACAGCCACCTGTGCTCCTCGCTCTCTTCGTCCTCCACCCACTCGCTGTCCACGCCAAGCAGCACCAACAACTCTCCCACCACTACGCCAAGCAGCTCCAGAGCCGCGTCCTACGCCCAGTTGCTGAACAACATCTTGCCACAAAACGGGGACACAGAGCCACACAGCCAACCGAAATCAGCCCAGGATGAGGTGGATCGGGCGGCAAAATTGCCCGACTTGCTGTCCCTCAGCACGGCCAACAGCAATAGCAGCCACCTGGGCAGCAGGAGTAACTGCATCCCAGCGACAGCCATTGACGACATGCTGGAGTTCGAGCAGTCCCTCACCCGTCAGTGCCTGTGCGGGGTTTCTGAGCGAACGTTGCGTAAGCCATTCCAGTCCCATTACTCACAGGACACCAACGGCCAAAAGCGGATAGCCTACCTGCGCGAGTGGCCCACCAATAAGCTGCTGCAGTTCTTGTCCAACCTGCAGCTTCTGTTCGACATTTATCTGAAGCAGAACGCCAAGGGCTTTATCTGCACGCGGATAATGGACGTCTGCGACGCGCTTATTCGCAATGACCACAAGCTCATCGACGAGATCATCGTGCTGGCTGGCTACGACAACTCCTACGTGCAATTCCTGGCCGGACGTGTGCTAGCCGCATTCCTGGTGATTGCCAAGCAGGAGCTCAACGATGAGTGGCTGCAGAAGATCGTCGACCAGCTGTTTAACTTTGAGCAGCTCGACCAGGCGGCCGTGCAGAAGATCCACTTCAGCCTAGACATTATAAAGCGTATCGTCGAGTGGAAGGACGTTGAGATCCATCCGCTGGACGACGACTGGATGGCGGCGGCGAATAGTGCCAGCGCTGCCTCATCAGTTGTGCCCCTTTCAACGGAAGCTTCCGTAAGCTACATGCATTTTCCCGTGCAAGAGCAGCCGCTGGCCACCAACTACTTTGCGCTGCAGTTTCGAGAGGATACGGAGGGGGAGCGGGAGCCGGAGCGTGAATCAACCGACAATCGCGATCGGCACCGGCGGCACTTTGGTGAGGAGTTGAACGTCGCCTTCGAGCCGCATCACGCGCCCCAGTCTACATCCATGCCCAGCGGCTGCCATGTGGTCACGCTCACAGACTCGGAGAGCTTCGACACGACGCACCTAAAGTGCATAACCATCCAAAAACTGGAGCACAAGTGGCCGACGCTAGTAAAGAACATGTCAGAGCTGATGGCACCGACGCACCAGGATGCGGCCGAGCACTGTGTGCTCAACTTTCTCCAGCTGTGGGAGAACATCATCTCGGTAAAGGCCAATCTTTCTATCGACGAGACTCGGCCTTACTACGCCCAACTGGATAAGTTTGAGCTGCTGCTCAGTCACAGCCTGTCCTGCACCGTGTACAAGCAGATGCTATGCCTCTTTAATGAGGCGTTGTGCTATGGCTCCACGCTGGCGCTGCAGGACATGCTGCCCGAGGAGACGTGCAAACTGGCGCACCAGATTGTCTGCCACGTACGTGGCTTCCGAATCCTGGAATCGTTGCCGCGTCGCCAGCCAGACAACATGGTTAGCCTAATCGGCTACAATGGCAGGCCGTTAGTCTATGCCAACGGAACTATTACCCTGGCAAACGCGGCTCAATCTGGCGATGGAGAGCAGGACGGCGGAGAAGGCGAAGCTCCTCTGGACCTTATAGAGATGGACAAAACGCTGTTACAAAAGATGGTTCTGTTGGTGCTGAAGTCGATAGCGGTAACGGTTAAGGAGATTCGCAGCGACTCCTCCGACTCCTCCATCGACTCCAGCGACTATGATGCCTTCCAGGACATGATGCTTATAGAACGCTCGATCCGCGATGTGCTGAGCAAGCTGGAGACGTTCATCAAGCAGACGCTAGAGTTTCATCCGGAGTGTCACTTCAGCAAAATCCTGATCCACCTCTTCGACGACCAGGACGACCATCTGATCGAGGCCATGGTCTGCACGCTGGACGTCACGTCGGGCATCTCGTTCCGCAACAATGCATTTCCCGAGCTGGTGGCCATGCTGAATCCGGTGTACACATTCCTGGAGTTCCTCAAGATGACGTCGAACAGCTCGGACCTACTGCTGGACCTGCTGGTGAGCAACGAAACCTGCTTTCTGCTCTACCTGCTGCGCCTGCTGAAGTACATCCGCATGAACTGGACGATGTTTGTGCACAGTTGTCACACCTTTGGCATGGGAAGCGCCATGCTGGACGAGGCGATGGGCGTGCTTATCCGTCTGCGCTTGCAAATATCCCGCCTGGTGTCGCGCCAGCTATATCCCTACGACATTTCACCGGTGCTGCGCCTGCTTGAGAGCTGCGAGAGCCTCTACGAGGGCAACGAACTGAGCTGAGTGCGGCGCAGGCCCGTACTTCCAAccacatgcaattaaaatacgtaatttattttaatatttaa is part of the Drosophila biarmipes strain raj3 chromosome 2R, RU_DBia_V1.1, whole genome shotgun sequence genome and encodes:
- the LOC108029599 gene encoding protein lines; the protein is MDTTSAAGSGVGSGDVCPCSTVAASNASNEQPQTKRQKIEQQIKVGSKAMPPQPPDILDLDANSNSHLCSSLSSSSTHSLSTPSSTNNSPTTTPSSSRAASYAQLLNNILPQNGDTEPHSQPKSAQDEVDRAAKLPDLLSLSTANSNSSHLGSRSNCIPATAIDDMLEFEQSLTRQCLCGVSERTLRKPFQSHYSQDTNGQKRIAYLREWPTNKLLQFLSNLQLLFDIYLKQNAKGFICTRIMDVCDALIRNDHKLIDEIIVLAGYDNSYVQFLAGRVLAAFLVIAKQELNDEWLQKIVDQLFNFEQLDQAAVQKIHFSLDIIKRIVEWKDVEIHPLDDDWMAAANSASAASSVVPLSTEASVSYMHFPVQEQPLATNYFALQFREDTEGEREPERESTDNRDRHRRHFGEELNVAFEPHHAPQSTSMPSGCHVVTLTDSESFDTTHLKCITIQKLEHKWPTLVKNMSELMAPTHQDAAEHCVLNFLQLWENIISVKANLSIDETRPYYAQLDKFELLLSHSLSCTVYKQMLCLFNEALCYGSTLALQDMLPEETCKLAHQIVCHVRGFRILESLPRRQPDNMVSLIGYNGRPLVYANGTITLANAAQSGDGEQDGGEGEAPLDLIEMDKTLLQKMVLLVLKSIAVTVKEIRSDSSDSSIDSSDYDAFQDMMLIERSIRDVLSKLETFIKQTLEFHPECHFSKILIHLFDDQDDHLIEAMVCTLDVTSGISFRNNAFPELVAMLNPVYTFLEFLKMTSNSSDLLLDLLVSNETCFLLYLLRLLKYIRMNWTMFVHSCHTFGMGSAMLDEAMGVLIRLRLQISRLVSRQLYPYDISPVLRLLESCESLYEGNELS